A DNA window from Kitasatospora atroaurantiaca contains the following coding sequences:
- a CDS encoding amino acid ABC transporter ATP-binding protein — protein MTATMVDVRGVHKSFGRLEVLRGVDLQVEAGSVTVILGPSGSGKSTLLRAINHLEKLNRGYVSIDGELIGYRRAGGKLHELKEREVLRQRTHIGFVFQNFNLFPHLTVVENIVEAPVSALRRPKAEARAHALELLARVGLADKADAYPRQLSGGQQQRVAIARALALEPKVLLFDEPTSALDPELVGEVLDVIKDLARTGTTMIVVTHEIGFAREAADTVVFMDGGVVVEQGPPAAVLDDPQHERTRAFLSKVL, from the coding sequence ATGACCGCGACCATGGTGGACGTCCGAGGCGTCCACAAGAGCTTCGGCCGGCTCGAAGTGCTGCGCGGCGTCGACCTCCAGGTCGAGGCGGGCTCGGTCACCGTCATCCTCGGGCCCTCCGGCTCGGGCAAGTCGACCCTGCTGCGCGCCATCAACCACCTGGAGAAGCTCAACCGGGGTTACGTCTCCATCGACGGTGAGCTGATCGGCTACCGTCGCGCGGGCGGCAAGCTGCACGAACTCAAGGAACGCGAGGTGCTGCGCCAGCGCACCCACATCGGGTTCGTGTTCCAGAACTTCAACCTCTTCCCGCACCTCACGGTGGTGGAGAACATCGTGGAAGCGCCGGTCAGCGCGCTGCGCAGGCCCAAGGCCGAGGCGCGGGCCCACGCCCTCGAACTGCTCGCCCGGGTCGGTCTCGCCGACAAGGCGGACGCCTACCCGCGCCAGCTCTCCGGCGGCCAGCAGCAGCGGGTGGCGATCGCCCGCGCGCTGGCCCTGGAGCCCAAGGTGCTGCTCTTCGACGAGCCCACCTCGGCGCTCGACCCCGAGCTGGTCGGCGAGGTCCTGGACGTCATCAAGGACCTGGCCCGCACCGGCACCACCATGATCGTCGTCACCCATGAGATCGGGTTCGCCCGCGAGGCGGCGGACACCGTGGTCTTCATGGACGGCGGGGTGGTGGTCGAACAGGGCCCGCCCGCCGCCGTCCTGGACGACCCGCAGCACGAGCGCACCCGCGCCTTCCTCTCCAAGGTCCTCTGA
- a CDS encoding ABC transporter substrate-binding protein yields MSLPRRALIAAAAGLSATLVLTACGSSSTASADPGGTKGSVAPNGVTVNLTADQKRVTTAKVDAVAALVPEEIRRRGTLQVVDSLGTVPPLDFHATDDRTIIGVEPDIAYLIGDVLGLKVELNPVSWENVFVGLDSGKYDVGLTNITVTEARKEKYDFTTYRLDILGFEAKKGSGWKVAGPKDVAGHTIAVSSGTNQEKLLIAWNEQNVKAGLKPVDIKYFQNSSDYYLALSSGRIDAYLGPNPSLAFHAGQTGETEVIGTYSGAGAEVLGKIGATTRKDNGLVKALNEALNTVIRNGTYGQVLKRWGLDNEAVQTSEINPPGLPKTDK; encoded by the coding sequence ATGTCCCTACCCCGTCGTGCCCTCATCGCCGCCGCTGCCGGTCTCTCGGCCACCCTGGTGCTGACCGCCTGCGGCTCCTCCTCCACCGCCTCGGCCGATCCGGGAGGCACGAAGGGCAGCGTCGCACCCAACGGGGTCACGGTGAACCTGACGGCCGACCAGAAGAGGGTCACCACCGCCAAGGTGGACGCGGTGGCCGCGCTCGTACCGGAGGAGATCCGCAGGAGAGGCACCCTGCAGGTCGTGGACTCGCTCGGCACCGTGCCGCCGCTGGACTTCCACGCCACCGACGACAGGACCATCATCGGCGTCGAGCCCGACATCGCGTACCTGATCGGCGACGTGCTCGGCCTGAAGGTCGAACTCAACCCGGTCTCGTGGGAGAACGTCTTCGTCGGGCTGGACAGCGGCAAGTACGACGTCGGCCTCACCAACATCACGGTGACGGAGGCCCGCAAGGAGAAGTACGACTTCACCACGTACCGCCTCGACATCCTCGGCTTCGAGGCGAAGAAGGGCTCCGGCTGGAAGGTCGCCGGGCCCAAGGACGTGGCCGGGCACACCATCGCCGTCTCCTCCGGCACCAACCAGGAGAAGCTGCTGATCGCCTGGAACGAGCAGAACGTCAAGGCCGGCCTGAAGCCCGTCGACATCAAGTACTTCCAGAACTCCTCCGACTACTACCTGGCGCTCTCCTCCGGCCGGATCGACGCCTACCTCGGCCCGAACCCCAGCCTGGCCTTCCACGCGGGCCAGACCGGCGAGACCGAGGTGATCGGCACCTACTCCGGCGCCGGCGCCGAGGTGCTCGGCAAGATCGGGGCCACCACCAGGAAGGACAACGGCCTGGTCAAGGCGCTGAACGAGGCCCTCAACACCGTCATCAGGAACGGCACCTACGGCCAGGTGCTGAAGCGCTGGGGCCTGGACAACGAGGCCGTCCAGACCTCCGAGATCAACCCGCCGGGGCTGCCGAAGACCGACAAGTAA